The DNA region CGACGCGGGCAAGAATGTGCTTTTCGAGGGCGGTCAGGCGACGATGCTCGACGTCGACCACGGCACGTACCCGTTCGTGACGTCGTCCAACGCGACGGCGGGCGGGGCCTGCACGGGTTCGGGCGTTGGCCCCACCAAGATCGACGCCGTCATCGGCATCGTCAAGGCGTACACGACGCGCGTCGGCGAGGGCCCATTCCCCACCGAGCTGCTCGACAAGTTCGGTGAGCGCCTGCGTGACATCGGCCACGAGTTCGGCACCACCACCGGGCGTCCGCGCCGCTGTGGTTGGTACGACGCGGTGGTCGCACGTTACGCGTCGCGCATCAACGGCCTCACCGACTTCGTGCTCACCAAGCTCGACGTGCTCACGGGCCTCGACGAAATTCCCGTCTGCGTCGCCTACGACGTCAACGGCGTGCGCTTCGACGAGCTGCCTCAGGACCAGGCAGACTTTGCCGCGGCCGTGCCGATCTACGAGACGTTCCCCGGCTGGACCGAGGACATCTCGAAGGCCCGCTCATTCGAGGAACTCCCGCAGACCGCTCAGGACTACGTGATCGCGCTCGAGGAGATCTCCGGTTGCCGCATGTCGGCCATCGGAGTGGGCCCCGCCCGCGACGAGATCCTGGTTCGTCACGACCTGCTTCACGCGAGGGGTGTGTAGCCGCAGGTAACCGTGCGTGTACGCCTCACCACTTGAGTTGTCGCGGTGAGGCGCGCAATACTGCAAGGCGTGGCTCTCTTTGCTCATCGTTCACGCCGAGCGGCCATCAAGCGGGTGCTTGGGGTCGGCACGAGCGCGCTCGCGGTGCTGGCGCTCGCCGCATGCACGTCCTCCGCGCCTTCGTCGTCCACATCGTCCGCAACTCATTCGGCGACCGAGACGTCCGTGCCGGCGACCGCGATTGCGACGGCGACCGCGACTGCGTCCTCCGCGGGGACGCCCACTGCGACGATCGGTCCAAGCGCAGCAGCGGCACCTCCACCGACCCCCGCCGCGAGCCCCACACGCTGCACCTCGGCGCACCTTGACCTGACGCTGACGGCGGGGGGCGGCGCCGGTGCGGGAAGCAGATTCCCGTACATCGTGTTCACGAACACCGGCTCCACCAGTTGCACCCTCTACGGCCGGCCCGGCGTCTCGTTCGTAGGCAACGGGAATGGGACGCAA from Demequina lutea includes:
- a CDS encoding adenylosuccinate synthase yields the protein MPGVVIVGAQWGDEGKGKATDVLGSRVDYVVKFNGGNNAGHTVVIGDQKFALHLLPSGILTPGVIPVIGNGVVVDISVLMGELDELIARGVDPSKLLISNAAHVIAPYARTLDQVTERFLGSRKIGTTGRGIGPAYADKINRLGIRMGDLFDEAVLRDKIEGALAMKNHLLVKVYNRRAITVDEVADELLSYRERLAPMVADTSLLLNQALDAGKNVLFEGGQATMLDVDHGTYPFVTSSNATAGGACTGSGVGPTKIDAVIGIVKAYTTRVGEGPFPTELLDKFGERLRDIGHEFGTTTGRPRRCGWYDAVVARYASRINGLTDFVLTKLDVLTGLDEIPVCVAYDVNGVRFDELPQDQADFAAAVPIYETFPGWTEDISKARSFEELPQTAQDYVIALEEISGCRMSAIGVGPARDEILVRHDLLHARGV
- a CDS encoding DUF4232 domain-containing protein, producing MALFAHRSRRAAIKRVLGVGTSALAVLALAACTSSAPSSSTSSATHSATETSVPATAIATATATASSAGTPTATIGPSAAAAPPPTPAASPTRCTSAHLDLTLTAGGGAGAGSRFPYIVFTNTGSTSCTLYGRPGVSFVGNGNGTQLGAPADFDTSVPAATVTLAPGGSAHAPLKITVAENFDAASCQPSASDGLRVYAPGETHAQFIADTSDTACLNADVHLLTVQAVQPGA